A DNA window from Gillisia sp. Hel1_33_143 contains the following coding sequences:
- a CDS encoding phosphatidylserine decarboxylase family protein yields the protein MFHKEGFKIMTIAAILFIAVNVVSYLSINTYWIKFAILAVSILLFLLVLHFFRNPARPTILDNANVVSPVDGKVVVIEEVFEKEYFKDKRLQVSIFMSPLNVHVTRHPVGGTVKFSKYHPGKFLVAWHPKSSEENERTTVVVENPVFGEVLYRQIAGAMAKRIVNYAQEGEEVVQGSDSGFIKFGSRVDVFLPLNTKIDVKLNDKVKGGVSIIASI from the coding sequence ATGTTTCATAAAGAAGGATTTAAAATAATGACGATTGCTGCAATTTTATTTATTGCGGTTAATGTGGTTTCATACCTTTCCATAAACACTTATTGGATAAAGTTCGCTATACTCGCTGTGAGTATACTATTATTCTTATTAGTGTTACATTTTTTTAGAAATCCTGCTCGTCCAACTATTTTAGATAACGCAAATGTTGTGTCTCCAGTAGATGGAAAAGTAGTAGTTATAGAAGAAGTGTTTGAAAAAGAATACTTTAAAGATAAGCGTTTACAGGTTTCTATATTCATGTCTCCGTTAAATGTTCACGTTACCAGACACCCAGTGGGAGGAACTGTAAAATTTAGCAAATATCATCCCGGGAAATTCCTGGTAGCTTGGCATCCAAAATCTAGCGAAGAGAATGAAAGAACTACAGTAGTTGTAGAGAATCCAGTATTTGGAGAAGTTCTTTACAGACAAATTGCGGGAGCTATGGCTAAGAGAATTGTAAACTATGCTCAAGAAGGAGAAGAAGTTGTACAAGGAAGTGATAGTGGTTTTATTAAGTTTGGATCTCGTGTAGATGTGTTCTTACCTTTAAACACCAAAATAGATGTAAAACTTAACGATAAAGTTAAAGGAGGAGTATCTATTATTGCCTCAATTTAA
- a CDS encoding acyl-CoA-binding protein produces MSDILDKRFLKAYEIACNTTLKLPPDIMLHFYAYYKRATQKDGFYVPREDEDIRSGFKANAMLQVEDLSDTEAKAKYIEMVEKYIGEV; encoded by the coding sequence ATGTCTGACATTTTAGATAAAAGATTCCTGAAGGCTTACGAAATTGCCTGTAACACTACGCTTAAATTGCCACCAGATATTATGTTGCATTTTTATGCATATTATAAAAGAGCCACCCAAAAAGATGGTTTTTATGTTCCAAGAGAAGATGAAGACATCCGGAGCGGTTTTAAGGCAAATGCCATGTTACAAGTGGAAGATCTTTCAGATACTGAAGCAAAGGCAAAATATATAGAAATGGTAGAAAAATATATAGGGGAAGTTTAA